Within Mongoliitalea daihaiensis, the genomic segment TTGGACTTTCAGTGATATCTGGGACTCTGAACGTCACCAACATATTGCTTAAACTTTCATGAATACGCTCATAAGCCTCTTTTACATCATGGGCTGTGACGAGCATATATTGATTAACTTTCTTTTCCTTTCCACTATCTGCGTCTGCTACGACATATGTAATTTTACATTTGTGCCAAACATCGATATCATCGTAGGGAAAAACATCTACAAAATTACTTTTACTGATATTGGTCACTTGAAAATCTCCACGTATAGTGGATCCCAACATATCATAAATACGTGCTTCAGCTTCTGTAAAGGACACAGCATCAACCAAGTACTGTTCCGATACATTTTTCAGCAGACCCTGCTCATTTTCTTTCGCGTATTTTACTTTGCACAAAAACCAGATTCTCATGTTCATTCATTTTTAGAGAAACGAAGGTAAGGGATAATACTAAAAGCCACAATTAAAAAAATCATTTAGATATCTTTTAAATTTTCACGTATATTCCCGTACAAACTAATGGCCGATGTGGGATAAATTTTTGTATAGTTTTCCTGTTCAGTTGCTCTTTTTACATCTTAAAAAGAACCTGCTGTTGTTGTTATTTTGGTTTGTACTTTTTCTGATAATCATACAGAGTTTTGGGACAGTTTTAGGGATTCCTTTTTTGTTTCTAGACCCCGAGTATCTCAACGAGGTATCATGGCAGAGTTTTTTTATCGTAGGTATGGCTTTGGCTATTTTCACAATGGCTTTTCAGATGACTACCTATATTTTGGATGGGGCTCGCTTCAAATTCCTTGCTGTATCCAATAGGCCTTTCCTTCAGTTTTGTCTCAACAATTCAATTATCCCTATCATTTTTCATGTAATTTATCTCTTGTCAGTGTATCAGTTTCAGCAGAGCAACGAATTGGGAGCCCAGCAAGCTGTATGGAAACTCATCCTTGGCTTTTTGGTAGGAAACTTATTGACTTATATAATTTTACTGATCTATTTTGGAGCTACCAACAAAGATTTTTTTATTCTTTTTGCTGATTCTGTGGAAAAAAGACTCCGAAAAACGAAGCTTCCTCGAGCCAATATGTTGAGAAGGATCAAGGAAACTCAACAAACCCAAAACAAGGTTCTATATTATTTTGATATTAGCTTTAATTTTATCCCTGTTAGGCAAGATTTATCAAAATTTGAGGCGCAAAAACTTTTGAAAGTATTTGATCAGAACCATTTAAACTTGGTGATCATACAGACAGTCTTGATTAGCTCTATTTTTCTGCTGAGTATTTTCCGAGAGAATCCATATGTGCAAATTCCTGCTGCAGCAAGTACCATTTTATTGATGGCTATTCTTACAATGATGGTAGGAGCTATTTCTTTTTGGTTGAGAAGTTGGGCTATTCCGGCCGTACTGGGAGCATTGATTCTGTTCAATTACTTTTCTGATATTGCTTTATTCAATCGTCCACACGAAGCATTTGGATTGGATTATAAAGGAGAGCCATTAGAGTATACAATGGATCAGATTCGAGCTCATCTTCACGAAGATTCAGTCAAGGAGGATAAAGCCTATATGATTGAAGTTTTAAACAATTGGAGAGCGAAGTTTCCTATAAATCAACAGCCAAAAATGGTCTTTATTGCCGTCAGTGGAGGAGGTCAGCGATCGGCACTCTGGACTACGCATGTATTACAACAGTTGCAAAAGCAGACCGATGAAAAACTTTTTAAGCATACACATCTTATTACAGGTGCCTCAGGAGGAATGATCGGAGCTGCTTTTTTTAGAGAACTTTATTTGAGGAATCAATTGAAAGTAGATGATCCGTATTTATCGGCTGAGTTTCTGGATCAAATAGCTGCTGATAATCTCAACCCTATTATTTTTTCTTTGTTAGTGAATGATCTGATTTTTAGAACTCAATATGTAGAATTCAATGGGAATAAATATCTCAAGGATAGGGGATTTGCTTTTGAAAATCAATTAAGTATAAATACTAAAGGCATTTTAAATAAACCGATTGCTGACTATCAAGCACCCGAACGGGAGGCTTTGATTCCCTTACTTCCAATTACACCGTTGATTACTAATGACGGGAGAAAGCTAATTATTTCTCCTACGCCTATGTCATATTTGGCAATCTCGGACGAAAGACTAGAAGGATGGAATGAAAAAAATCAAGGAATTGATTTCCAGAGATTTTTTTATAAAAAAGATGCTATGCAGCTTCGTTTTCTCTCTGCCCTGAGAATGGGAGCAACCTTTCCTTTTATCACTCCAAGCGTACATTTGCCTACTGACCCTCGGATGGAGACCATGGATGCAGGGCTATCGGATAATTTTGGTATTCAAGATGCTCTAAAGTTTATGCATGTTTTCCGGGATTGGATATCCCAAAACACTTCGGGGGTTGTATTAGTGACTATTCGGGATTCTGAAAAATTTACTGAAATCAAAGAAAAACCAAATCCCAAATATCTTCAAAAGCTTTTTACTCCGTTGCAAAATATTTATGTCAATTGGGACAATGTTCAAACGCTGCATAATGAAGCTCTATTTACTCGATTTAAAGAAAAAGCAACTTTCCCTATTCAACGGATAGAATTTGAGTATTCAACAGAAGAATTTTTAAGAGAAAGGGGCTTGGTGGATGCGGGTGGAGATGTACCTACCAATCTACGGGATATCCAACGCGCCTCCCTAAATTGGAGATTAACCTCTCAAGAAAAGAAATCCATTTTGGACAATATTTACTATCCATTTAATCAAGCCTCGCTTCGAAGAGTATCTGAAGTTCCGTGGATAGAGTAGAATACGGGGGCTTTGGGAGGGGGGCATAGGTTTTTCCCCGCACTCTCACAGATACTTTAAATATGACCTCTTTCTCAGCAAGCAAAAATATGCTAAAATTTGATCAGAGTCGATTAATCAACTTCCAACTCTTTTTCAAATATCTCAATTGCATCAGGCTTTCCTACTACATATACCGCATCTCCGAATTTGAGTGTTTGTTCTGCTTTAATATCAGTAATGGTTTTACCATTTCGTTTGATTGCTACAATATTGATACCTAAAAGATCTCTGATCTTAGCATCCTTAAGAGCAACATTGACATATTGCCCAGAATCTTTTTCAACTTTTAGGCAAACAAAATTAATTTCTGGTAAATCGATTTTAGTTTGTGTCTTGGTACTGAGAGGAGTTCTGAAAAGCTCGTAATTATGTGAACGGATTTCCTCTGTGAAACTTTCGATGTCATGTCTAGCGACCAAGTACTTATCCAATACCCTATAAAATATTTCAATAGAAGTTTCAAACTCTTCGGGGATGACTTCATTCGCTCCTAGGTTGATATTTTCTTCAATCTCGTTGACATAGCGTGTTCTTACAATGATGTAAGGGTTAGAACTCATGTGTCTTATGGTAGATACAATGCGTTTGGTTGAGTCAGCATTAGAGATTGCTACGACTGCAACACGAGCCTTGTTGATATTGACATGCTCGAGTACTGTTTCATTCGCAGCATCTCCGTAGATGATTGGTTCACCATTGGATGATTCTACTTTCACTGTTTCTGGATTCATCTCAATAATAACATAAGGGATATTTGCTGATTTGGCCGCAAGTGATAAGTTTCTACCATTGAGTCCATAGCCTATGATTACCAGGTGATCTTTTAGCTCATCTTCATTGAGGGCAATAGTTTGAGATATTTTACTACTAAATCGTTTGTTGAGTCTACTTGAAACAGGTAGATTGATTATTTTAAATGCAAGTTTTTCGCGATTATTCAAAAGAAAAGGAGTAATTGTCATGGTAAGAATGGAAATCGCCAGAAAATATTGATAGGTGACAGGATCAAGTAGATTGAGGCGCATCCCCTCTTTTGCTAAAAGCAAGGAGAATTCACCGATTTGGAAGATAGACAAGCCTACAATGATTGAGTCCTTAAAGTTTTGCCCAATTGCTTTGACTGAGAGAGTAGTGATTATGAATTTCACCCCGAAAGTAAGTAAGGTGAGTAGCAAAATCACACCAATGTTTTTGAAAAGGAAGGTAATATCAAATAACATACCTACAGACACAAAGAAAAAGCTGAGAAAGACTTCTCTAAATGGGAGGATTTTTCCCGTAGCATGATGGCTATAATCTGATTCGGATATAATCAATCCTGCCAAAAAAGCACCTAAACCTAGCGATAGCCCTAGTAAAGAGGTGAGATATGCGATAGCAAAACAAATGACGATAATGCTCAGCAAGAAAAGCTCTTCATTACGGGTTTTAGCAATTCTAAATAATAGTTGAGGCATTAAGTATTTGGCTGTCACAATAGTAATTGCTATAACGGCAACGCCTTTGGCAGCCATCAAAAATAAAGACAAAGCAATATTGTCAGATTCACCTGCCAACATTGGTGTGAATAACATCAAAGGGACAATTACAATGTCTTGAAAAATCAATACGGCCAATGTCGTTCTACCGGAAATCGTATTGACCTGCCCAGCTTCTTGCAAGAGTTTTAATACGATAGCTGTGCTACTCAAGGAAATCAAGAAACCTATGAAAACTGCCACATTCCATTCAAAACCTAACAGCGAAGCAAGTAGGGTAGAAACACCTATCGTGATGAAGACCTGTAATGAGCCACCGATAAAGACTGCTTTTTTGATAGCCATCAAACTTTTAAGGGAAAATTCCATCCCTATTACAAAAAGTAACAGGATCACCCCTATTTCTGATAACACTTCAACGGTAGTAGAGGCTTGAACCAATGAAAGCCCGTAAGGACCGGCTAGTGCTCCAGTGAAAAGAAAACCGATGATTGTAGGGACTTTGAATCTCATAAAGACCAAAATCACAAGAGTGGCAAGCCCAAAAATCCAGACAAGATCTGATAGCATTGGCATCTCCGCAGATGCAAGAATGAAATTTAGCATTGTGATGATTGGTGAATAGTTACTTAAAAATACAAGCTTTCAGTGGTATTTGTTCCGTTTTAAACAGATAAAAATATATTTTAAATAATATACACTACTTACACGATTGAAATATGGCAATGAAAAAGGGTTAAAAAAAAAGAGCTTGAGTAAACTGATAGCTTTAGGGATCCTTTCGACATCTGAACAGTTTACAAGTCCAGATGTCGGCAAGGACGAGATGTTATTAATAAGCTAACCCTAATTTTTTGTAGATAAAATGCATCAGCCATGCTGGTCCAATCAACAGAAATTGCAAGTCTTTAAGGAATGAAGGTTTTTTACCTTCTATTTTATGTCCATAAAATTGAAAGATCCAAGCTACTACAAAAATTGCCACACTTACCAACCACAAGGGTATATCTAGTGCAAGGTTAATAAAATTAGCGAGTGCTAAGCAAATGGCAGAGAAGAATAGCATGCCCAATGCTAGGGGAGGAGAGATGGAAACATAATAAAATAAGACGAGTACCAAAATTAGGGTAGCCCAATTGGCAAAGCTATGAAGGAAGGGTAGTAAGCTGATGAGAGGGCCTGCTGGAATAGAGAATATAAGTCCAACGATACTGAAAAATATAGCAGGAACACATATCCAGTGGATCAACTTATTGGTTTCATTTTGGTGACTCAATCCATATTCGTGTAATAATTCATCAATTTTTCTCATGGGTTATCAGGTGATTTTGAGTTTATTTGTAGAACAGGATACAAGTTAAACAATCACCTTTACAATTTGAAATAGAATTCTGCATGTGGAGCTATTGGGAGTGGAAAAATTTTAAACAGTATGATCTTATTGTGATTGGAGCAGGCATTGTAGGTTTGTCAACTGCAATTCAGTACAAGGAAAAGTTTCCAGAGAGGAAGGTTTTAGTCTTGGAAAGAGGTTTGCTTCCAACAGGTGCGAGTACTAAAAATGCAGGATTTGCCTGCTTTGGTAGTTTGACTGAGATTTTGGATGATTTAGAAGTGTTGACTGAGCAAGAGGTCTTACAGTTGGTTCGGCGAAGGTATAGCGGTTTACAGGCAATCCGTGATCGTTTTGGAGATGCTGTCCTTGGGTTTAAGGATTCGGGAGGATATGAATTGTTTACTACGAATGAGCTGCCTCTTTTGAATCAAATGGAGGTTGTAAACCAGTTGTTGCTCCCTATTTTCAATGAACCTGTTTTTTCATTGGTTCCATTGCATCAAGCACTTGGTTTCGGTCCATCCGTCAAAGCTATTGTCAAAAATCGATTTGAAGGAGAGCTGGATACGGGGTATTTTATCCAGACTCTATGGCATCAGGCTCAACTACTAGGGGTTTTTATAATGACAGGCGCAGATGTACAGGGCTTGGATAGAGAGACTGGTCAAGTGAGTGTGCGTCAATTTGATGGCGCCGAACGCGTATTTGATGGAGGTCAGATTGCTGTATGCACCAATGCATTTACCAAGAAGTTAATTCCTTCACTTACCTTAAAGCCGGGTAGAGGCTTAGTGTTAGTCACAAAACCTCTATTAAATCCAATTAATTGGGAGGGATCTTTTCATTACGATAAGGGATATGTTTATTTTAGAAGTATTGATAATCGTTTATTAATAGGCGGTGGAAGAAATCAAGACTTTGAAACAGAGGAGACCTTAGGTTTTGAAGTCAACTCTAGGATCAGGGATTACCTTTTAAATATTTTACATGAAACCATTCTTCCAGATGAAGCTGCTCAAATCGAATTCGAATGGACAGGAATAATGGCTTTTGGTCCGAGTAAAATGCCTGTAATACAGCAAATCAGCGATCGCTTGCATTGTGCGGTGAGGCTTGGAGGTATGGGAGTAGCGGTTGGATGGCAGACAGCTTCCGAGTTGGTTGATTTATTTTAATCGTGTGACATTGATGAAATTTTATTACATTCAAGCTTTAAAAAATTTTAAAATCGATTGAATGGCTATTCAGCGGAAAGAACCCACCCTGTCGGAAGCTCTTTTTCCGATACTCTTCTTGATCGTTTTGTTGGTGATCAATATTGGTATTTTTGGTACAGAGGGATTATCAGGATCAAATCAAGTTGTATTAGTTGTATCATCTGCGGTAGCAGCTTTGGTGGCCACTTTCAGACTTAGGATTAAATGGGAGCATTTGCAAGACGGGATCGTTAAGAGTATTTCTTCTGCCATGTCCAGTATTTTGATTCTATTGCTGATAGGCGCACTAGCAGGCACTTGGCTATTAAGTGGGATAGTACCGGCAATGATTTATTATGGATTGCAAATATTAAATCCTACCATTTTTTTAATAGCGGCATGTATTGTATCAGCCATAGTCTCCATATCCACAGGAAGTAGCTGGACCACAGTAGCAACAGTCGGTGTAGCTCTGTTGGGTATAGGAAAGGCGCTTGGGTTTGAAGAGGGCATTATTGCTGGAGCTATTATATCTGGAGCTTACTTTGGTGATAAAATGTCTCCATTGTCAGACACTACCAATTTGGCACCAGCGATGGCAGGGACTGATTTATTTACTCATATCCGTCACATGACCAAGACTACGTTTCCTTCTATTGCTATCACATTGGTGATTTTTGGGATCATTGGTTTCACAATAGGAGCCGAAGGTTCGGTAGATCAAGTAAGAGAAATATCAGCCATCATTGTTGATACTTTCAATATTTCTGGTTGGTTGTTTATCGTGCCTGTATTGGTTTTGGCAATGATTATCAAAAAGGTGCCTGCGGTGCCGGCGTTATTAGCAGGGGCTATTTTGGGAGGTGTTTTTGCAGTTATTTTCCAGCCGGAAATAATCCTGACCATTTCCAATACAGAAGCAGTAGGCTATGCTTATCACTCATTCAAAGCAGTGATGTTGGCCCTCTATGGAGAAATCAGCATTGTAACTACCAATGAAGTTGTAAATGAATTATTGGTTACAGGAGGAATGTCGGGCATGTTGAATACCATTTGGTTGATTTTGTGTGCCATGGCTTTTGGAGGAATTATGGAAGAAAGTGGTATGCTTCGTGTATTGGCGGAGGCAGTGATTGCAAAAGTTCACTCGATTGGGTCATTAATCGCTTCTACGGCAGCCACTTGCATGTTTTTCAATGTCACTACCTCTGATCAGTATTTGGCGATACTGGTACCTGGACGAATGTATGCAGATATTTATAGAAAGAAAGGATTGAAAGGGGAAAATCTCAGCCGTACATTGGAAGATTCGGCAACGGTTACTTCGGTGCTCATTCCTTGGAATACCTGTGGAGCTACACAAGCTTCTGTTTTGGGGGTTGCTACTTTAACCTATGCGCCTTATTGTTTTTTCAATATCATTTCACCCTTTATGACAATTCTTTTTGGGTACTTGAAATTGGGAATTAACTATTACTCTGAGGAGGAAATGTTGGAGATTAAAAAAGAGTTTGCGGTATGATTCCTATGCGTATAAGCAAAGAGGAGATTAATGAATTACCCCTTGGTCAGTTTGAAGGAGAGATCAACTTGATTGATGACTTGGATCAGATAGAGGAAGTGATGCAAAGTCTTCGAGGTGAGCAATTATTGGGTTTTGATACAGAAACAAGGCCCTCTTTCCGAAAAGGTGTGCAATATCAGGTGTCGCTTTTACAGCTTTCGACTCCAGATCAAGCTTTTTTGTTTCGTTTAAACAAAATAGGTCTGCCAAGACCCATCCAAAAGGTACTTGAAAACCCAGAAATAGTGAAAGTAGGCGCTGCTGTCCTAGATGACTTAAGAGCCCTTAGGAAACTAGCGATTGACTTTCAGCCCAATGGCTTCTTTGATCTTAATGAGGAGTTGAAAAAAGTCGGTTTTGAAAATGTGGGTGTTCGAAATCTTTGCGGAATGGTGCTGAATATTCGGATCAGCAAAAGTGAGCAGGTTTCCAATTGGGAGTCATTAGAACTTACCAACAAACAACAGGTTTACGCAGCCACGGATGCTTGGGCATGTTTAGAAATTTATAAAAAACTTCAGTACCAAGGATACTTGGACTCCCTATTTAACTGCTAATCTACGTTAGCTACCTCCGCAAATTTCTCACGGACTTCAGTTGTAAGCGCTTGTCTGACCTTGATTTTCATCAGGCAGGTATTATCAAAAGTTTGTTCTAAAATATCCAGTTGGTAGTCTTTAATGATTTTCATGACTTGATTCATCTGTATGTAGTCAAATGAGACGCTAACCGTTGAACATAGAATCTCCGTCACGATGGTATTGGCTGCAATAGCTTCCCCCGCTGCTGTTTTGTAGGCTTGAATCAAACCGCTAACTCCAAGTTTGGTACCTCCAAAATATCGGATAACCACAATTAGCACGTTAGTCAATTGATTGGATCGAATCTGTCCAAGGATAGGGTCCCCAGCAGAATGATTGGGTTCGCCATCGTCATTGGCTCGGTATTGGGTCATTTCTTTTCCAAGCATGTAAGCGTAACAATGGTGCCTGGCATCAAAGTATTTCTTTCGTAGACTTTCCAAATGTTCTTTTATTTCCTCTTCTGAGGAAACAGGGTAAGCAAAAGCCAAGAATTTGCTTCCTTTTTCTTTATATATAGCTTCTGAGTTTCCTGCAAGAGTTAAGTAACTGTCTTCTGCTTCCAATGCTTTCAAGTTTAAGCATGTAAAAATAAGAATTAAGATTTTTTCCCCCCATTTATTAAGCGATAAGTGTAATTTTAAATCATGAAGCAAATGATCGAACGGCCTTATCTTTTAGATTTACCAAGTAAACAAAGTACTGATGGATGGATAACTTTTGCCGAATTGGGAGCATTGATTCAAATGCCTATTAAAAGGATATTTTGGATCAAAGATGTGCCCAAAGGTGCCAAAAGGGGCGTACATGCCCACACCAATGAAAATCAACTGCTTGTCTGTTTAGCAGGTTCTGTGCATGTTTCCATGGAACTATTGGATGGAACTCACACGCTTTATTGTCTGAATAGCGCAGATCAAGCGCTGTATTTGCCGGCATTTGCTTGGTCTGAACTTACTTTTCAGGCGGATGCTGTTCTTTTAGTGCTCTCAGATCAGGTCTTTGATGAGGATAATTATATTCGGGAAAAAAGTAAATTCAAAGAATTGCAGCAAAACTATGAAGCAGGAGAGCTGTGAATTTATGGAAGAAGCGGAGATAAAGCGTTATTCTTTTCCATAATCAAGAGTCTTCTGCTTTTGTTTCCTATTCAAGGATTCCTTCAATGCATTTTTTGATTAAGATGATTTTAACCTCTAAAACAGTAGATGCACGAATGATATCTGGGGAAGAAAAGTATTAAAAAAAATAGTCTAAGAGCTGTTCTTTAAAAGGTCAAAATGGTAACATTAATTGAAGATATAAATGATTTGCCGCTAGTATCCATCATTTGTACGGTATACAATCAGGAGTCCATGATTAAC encodes:
- a CDS encoding DUF4494 domain-containing protein; translation: MRIWFLCKVKYAKENEQGLLKNVSEQYLVDAVSFTEAEARIYDMLGSTIRGDFQVTNISKSNFVDVFPYDDIDVWHKCKITYVVADADSGKEKKVNQYMLVTAHDVKEAYERIHESLSNMLVTFRVPDITESPIVEVFPYERDDEELLPPPPSNLKPLSEVKADQERREATRQETMGRMEQVEVEEGPKLVEYEEKEEDNLD
- a CDS encoding patatin-like phospholipase family protein, which translates into the protein MWDKFLYSFPVQLLFLHLKKNLLLLLFWFVLFLIIIQSFGTVLGIPFLFLDPEYLNEVSWQSFFIVGMALAIFTMAFQMTTYILDGARFKFLAVSNRPFLQFCLNNSIIPIIFHVIYLLSVYQFQQSNELGAQQAVWKLILGFLVGNLLTYIILLIYFGATNKDFFILFADSVEKRLRKTKLPRANMLRRIKETQQTQNKVLYYFDISFNFIPVRQDLSKFEAQKLLKVFDQNHLNLVIIQTVLISSIFLLSIFRENPYVQIPAAASTILLMAILTMMVGAISFWLRSWAIPAVLGALILFNYFSDIALFNRPHEAFGLDYKGEPLEYTMDQIRAHLHEDSVKEDKAYMIEVLNNWRAKFPINQQPKMVFIAVSGGGQRSALWTTHVLQQLQKQTDEKLFKHTHLITGASGGMIGAAFFRELYLRNQLKVDDPYLSAEFLDQIAADNLNPIIFSLLVNDLIFRTQYVEFNGNKYLKDRGFAFENQLSINTKGILNKPIADYQAPEREALIPLLPITPLITNDGRKLIISPTPMSYLAISDERLEGWNEKNQGIDFQRFFYKKDAMQLRFLSALRMGATFPFITPSVHLPTDPRMETMDAGLSDNFGIQDALKFMHVFRDWISQNTSGVVLVTIRDSEKFTEIKEKPNPKYLQKLFTPLQNIYVNWDNVQTLHNEALFTRFKEKATFPIQRIEFEYSTEEFLRERGLVDAGGDVPTNLRDIQRASLNWRLTSQEKKSILDNIYYPFNQASLRRVSEVPWIE
- a CDS encoding cation:proton antiporter domain-containing protein, whose product is MLNFILASAEMPMLSDLVWIFGLATLVILVFMRFKVPTIIGFLFTGALAGPYGLSLVQASTTVEVLSEIGVILLLFVIGMEFSLKSLMAIKKAVFIGGSLQVFITIGVSTLLASLLGFEWNVAVFIGFLISLSSTAIVLKLLQEAGQVNTISGRTTLAVLIFQDIVIVPLMLFTPMLAGESDNIALSLFLMAAKGVAVIAITIVTAKYLMPQLLFRIAKTRNEELFLLSIIVICFAIAYLTSLLGLSLGLGAFLAGLIISESDYSHHATGKILPFREVFLSFFFVSVGMLFDITFLFKNIGVILLLTLLTFGVKFIITTLSVKAIGQNFKDSIIVGLSIFQIGEFSLLLAKEGMRLNLLDPVTYQYFLAISILTMTITPFLLNNREKLAFKIINLPVSSRLNKRFSSKISQTIALNEDELKDHLVIIGYGLNGRNLSLAAKSANIPYVIIEMNPETVKVESSNGEPIIYGDAANETVLEHVNINKARVAVVAISNADSTKRIVSTIRHMSSNPYIIVRTRYVNEIEENINLGANEVIPEEFETSIEIFYRVLDKYLVARHDIESFTEEIRSHNYELFRTPLSTKTQTKIDLPEINFVCLKVEKDSGQYVNVALKDAKIRDLLGINIVAIKRNGKTITDIKAEQTLKFGDAVYVVGKPDAIEIFEKELEVD
- a CDS encoding Mpo1 family 2-hydroxy fatty acid dioxygenase, coding for MRKIDELLHEYGLSHQNETNKLIHWICVPAIFFSIVGLIFSIPAGPLISLLPFLHSFANWATLILVLVLFYYVSISPPLALGMLFFSAICLALANFINLALDIPLWLVSVAIFVVAWIFQFYGHKIEGKKPSFLKDLQFLLIGPAWLMHFIYKKLGLAY
- a CDS encoding NAD(P)/FAD-dependent oxidoreductase, producing MWSYWEWKNFKQYDLIVIGAGIVGLSTAIQYKEKFPERKVLVLERGLLPTGASTKNAGFACFGSLTEILDDLEVLTEQEVLQLVRRRYSGLQAIRDRFGDAVLGFKDSGGYELFTTNELPLLNQMEVVNQLLLPIFNEPVFSLVPLHQALGFGPSVKAIVKNRFEGELDTGYFIQTLWHQAQLLGVFIMTGADVQGLDRETGQVSVRQFDGAERVFDGGQIAVCTNAFTKKLIPSLTLKPGRGLVLVTKPLLNPINWEGSFHYDKGYVYFRSIDNRLLIGGGRNQDFETEETLGFEVNSRIRDYLLNILHETILPDEAAQIEFEWTGIMAFGPSKMPVIQQISDRLHCAVRLGGMGVAVGWQTASELVDLF
- the nhaC gene encoding Na+/H+ antiporter NhaC — its product is MAIQRKEPTLSEALFPILFLIVLLVINIGIFGTEGLSGSNQVVLVVSSAVAALVATFRLRIKWEHLQDGIVKSISSAMSSILILLLIGALAGTWLLSGIVPAMIYYGLQILNPTIFLIAACIVSAIVSISTGSSWTTVATVGVALLGIGKALGFEEGIIAGAIISGAYFGDKMSPLSDTTNLAPAMAGTDLFTHIRHMTKTTFPSIAITLVIFGIIGFTIGAEGSVDQVREISAIIVDTFNISGWLFIVPVLVLAMIIKKVPAVPALLAGAILGGVFAVIFQPEIILTISNTEAVGYAYHSFKAVMLALYGEISIVTTNEVVNELLVTGGMSGMLNTIWLILCAMAFGGIMEESGMLRVLAEAVIAKVHSIGSLIASTAATCMFFNVTTSDQYLAILVPGRMYADIYRKKGLKGENLSRTLEDSATVTSVLIPWNTCGATQASVLGVATLTYAPYCFFNIISPFMTILFGYLKLGINYYSEEEMLEIKKEFAV
- a CDS encoding 3'-5' exonuclease encodes the protein MIPMRISKEEINELPLGQFEGEINLIDDLDQIEEVMQSLRGEQLLGFDTETRPSFRKGVQYQVSLLQLSTPDQAFLFRLNKIGLPRPIQKVLENPEIVKVGAAVLDDLRALRKLAIDFQPNGFFDLNEELKKVGFENVGVRNLCGMVLNIRISKSEQVSNWESLELTNKQQVYAATDAWACLEIYKKLQYQGYLDSLFNC
- a CDS encoding IMPACT family protein yields the protein MEAEDSYLTLAGNSEAIYKEKGSKFLAFAYPVSSEEEIKEHLESLRKKYFDARHHCYAYMLGKEMTQYRANDDGEPNHSAGDPILGQIRSNQLTNVLIVVIRYFGGTKLGVSGLIQAYKTAAGEAIAANTIVTEILCSTVSVSFDYIQMNQVMKIIKDYQLDILEQTFDNTCLMKIKVRQALTTEVREKFAEVANVD
- a CDS encoding sugar 3,4-ketoisomerase, whose protein sequence is MKQMIERPYLLDLPSKQSTDGWITFAELGALIQMPIKRIFWIKDVPKGAKRGVHAHTNENQLLVCLAGSVHVSMELLDGTHTLYCLNSADQALYLPAFAWSELTFQADAVLLVLSDQVFDEDNYIREKSKFKELQQNYEAGEL